The genomic interval ATTCGCCGTAGCGGCCGGTGCTCTCGAGGAGTGCTCCGTCGTGGAAGAGGAGCCCCTGCGTGTACGCGGCGGGGTCGTGGGGGAACGTCCCCAGGATCTCGTACTCGATGGGCGGAACCCCAGGGGATGCGCAGCCCGCCAGCGCGCAGAGCGCGAGCGCCCCCAGGCCGCGGAAGCGCGCCCGCGGCTTCACCCGTCGCATCGCCGCGGCATCAGATGAGATCGAGGACGGTCTCGACGGCGCGACGTCCCTCGGCGGACGCGCCGGTCCAGTTCTGGTGCCCCCGCAACTCCGAGTGGCCGATCGCGACGCGTCCGAAGGGCTCGCGAATCACATCCGGCGGGGCCGGGGCCCCGTCGCGTCCGAAAAAGAAGCCGGGTCCGGGCGCCACGTAGGCGTGCCCCCACCGATTGAGCACGAGGCCGGCGATATCCCCCGCCGGATCGAAGCCGCCCTCCGCGAAGAGCTCGACCATCTGGGCCCGCAGCCGTCTCTCGTACTCCGTGAACGAGGTGCTCAGCATCTCGGTGCGGCCGGCCATCCCCTGGTCCGTCGGCGACGCGCCGGGCGCCTCGAAGGTCATGTAGAAGGTCAGCATCGTCGGGTGATCGGGCGCGTGAACCGGCCGGTAGTCGCCCGCGTACATGGGCCGCCGGATGTTGCACGAGAAGCCGAGATCGCCCTCGTAGAAGCAGCCGGCGATGCCGAGGCGGTCGAGGAAGCGCCAGTTCCGGAGCGCCACGTTCGCGACGAGGATCGGTCCGTGGCGGAAGTGTTCGTAGGCCGCGCGGTGCCCGTCCGGCAGATCGGCCGCAATGTAACGGTTCATCCACCCGCCGCTCGCGAGCACGACCCCATCGGCCTCGACGGTGTAGGCGCGGTCCCCGTGCACGTACGTGACGCGCACGCGGCCGTCGCCGGTCCCGGTGTGCCGCACGTCGATCGCGGTGCAGCCCAGGCGCAGCCGCACGGGCTGATCCGGCCGGTCGAGCGCGCCGAAGTCGATCGCCCCGTTCAGCACGTCCCCCAGCGAGCGCTCGCCCGCGATCCCGTCCGGCACGACGTCCTTCACGAAATAGCGGGCGATCCCCGCGTTCCCGCCGGGGAAGGAGTGGAAGGTCATGCCGTCGTAGCGCGACGGGAGCCCGAAGCCGGGCAGGTCGAAGTGCATCCCCCACCAGGCGGAGATGGCGTCGCAGCCAAGTCCGATGATGCTGGCGAGGATCGGATCCACGTACGCCGTCACCTCCGGCGGCAGGCCGAGCACGTCCTCGTAGTAGGCCTTGAGCGTCATGCCGTCGAGCCACGGCCCGGGGTTGTCCGGTCCCCCGGGCCCTCCCGGAGGCACGTGGTCCGTGACCCGTGCGGTCCGCCAGCGCTCGAAGCCCTCCCGAACCTCCGGCGTCCAGGGCGCGCGCGAGGGATCCCCCCACAGGTCATTGACCCAGCCGCCCGAACCGCCCGACCAGCCGGGACGCCCGCCTCGCCGCGTCCCCCCGAAGTAGTGCCCGATGGAGAACTGGTCCTGCACCCAGTGCATGAAGCCGTAGTTCTCGAGCGGAGCCTTCACCTGGCCCGCGTCCGGCGCGTACTCGAACTCGCGCGGGATGCCCAGCGTCGTGAAGTAGTCGTCCGGCTCCCCGGTGGGCGGGCGTATGCCGAAGTCGTTCGAACCCTGCGGCCCGGCGAGGCGCACGCCGTCGACCATGATGTCGTTGCGTTTCGCCTCCCCGCCGAACACGGGGTGATTGTCGAGGACGAGACAGCGGCCCGAGGGCCGGTGCCGCTTGAAGTGGTGCGCGGCGGAGAGACCCGCGAGCCCGCCCCCGACGATCACGACGTCGAAGCGCTCTCCGGTGTCCGTGGTCTCTCCGCTCGGAGCCCGCCCGTCGCGAACCCAGTGCGCCGAGCGGACGACCTCGGGCGTGTTGCCGTGCGAGGACGCGTAGTCTCCCACGCCGCCCGGCCCGTACCAGTCGGGCCCCAGCGCGTCGGACCACGGTTCGGACGCCATGCCCGGGACGACACCGGCGCTCGCGTCTCCGGAATCGCCCGGCGCACACCCGAGGAGCGCGGAGCCCGCGATCCCCGCTCCGGCCAGTTGGACGAAGTCGCGCCGCGTGATCTCCCGGTCGAGACCCAGCTC from Candidatus Palauibacter australiensis carries:
- a CDS encoding NAD(P)/FAD-dependent oxidoreductase; translation: MTDRELGLDREITRRDFVQLAGAGIAGSALLGCAPGDSGDASAGVVPGMASEPWSDALGPDWYGPGGVGDYASSHGNTPEVVRSAHWVRDGRAPSGETTDTGERFDVVIVGGGLAGLSAAHHFKRHRPSGRCLVLDNHPVFGGEAKRNDIMVDGVRLAGPQGSNDFGIRPPTGEPDDYFTTLGIPREFEYAPDAGQVKAPLENYGFMHWVQDQFSIGHYFGGTRRGGRPGWSGGSGGWVNDLWGDPSRAPWTPEVREGFERWRTARVTDHVPPGGPGGPDNPGPWLDGMTLKAYYEDVLGLPPEVTAYVDPILASIIGLGCDAISAWWGMHFDLPGFGLPSRYDGMTFHSFPGGNAGIARYFVKDVVPDGIAGERSLGDVLNGAIDFGALDRPDQPVRLRLGCTAIDVRHTGTGDGRVRVTYVHGDRAYTVEADGVVLASGGWMNRYIAADLPDGHRAAYEHFRHGPILVANVALRNWRFLDRLGIAGCFYEGDLGFSCNIRRPMYAGDYRPVHAPDHPTMLTFYMTFEAPGASPTDQGMAGRTEMLSTSFTEYERRLRAQMVELFAEGGFDPAGDIAGLVLNRWGHAYVAPGPGFFFGRDGAPAPPDVIREPFGRVAIGHSELRGHQNWTGASAEGRRAVETVLDLI